GTCGACCCAGATCGGCAGCGCCGCGCGTGAACCGGAGAAGGTCGTCGGGCGGTTGTCGTCGTAGCCCACCCAGACGAGCCCCACGCGAGTCGGAGCGAAGCCGGCGAACCAGGCGTCGCGGCGACTGTTCGTGGTGCCCGTCTTGCCGGCCAGCGGGTCGTCGAGACCCAGCTCTCGGGTCCGCCCCGCCGTACCGTGCGCAACGACGCCCTGGAGGATCGAGGTCACGAGGTAGGTCGCCGCCGGCGAGAGGACCCGCTCGGGGGCCGGCAACACTTCGCCGGCAAGCGCCTGCCCGTGGCCGTCGAGCACCGCGTCGAGCGCGTGGACCGGCGGGCGCACGCCCCCGCCGGCGAGCGTCGAGTAGACCGTCGCCAGCTCCAGAGGCGAGAGCTCGAAGGCTCCGAGCGCCAGCGCCGGCACCGGGGCGAGCCGCGAGCTGACCCCCATGCGACCGGCGAGCTCGACGATCGGCGGCAGGCCGAGATCGAGCGCCAGTCGAACGGTCGGCAGGTTCAGGCTCTCCTCCACTGCCTGGCGGGCGGTGACCCATCCACGGAACGAGTCGTCGTCGTTGTCCGGGCTCCACTCCTTGCCGGCGAGGTTCAGGGTGAGCGGTGCGTCTTCGAGGAAAGTCGCCGGACTGGCGTGCCCGGCGGCGAAGGCGGCGGCGTAGACCACCGGCTTGAACGCGCTCCCGGCCTGCCGGCGCGCCTGGCCGGCGTGGTCGAACTGGCTGACACGGAAGTCGCGTCCACCGACGTAGGCGCGGATCGCCCCGCTCTTCGGGTCGAGCGAGACCAGCGCCGCCTCGAGCGGTCCACCCCGCTTCTGCCGCATGCGCTCCTCGAGCGCCGCGAGGCCCGACTCGACCGCCGTCTCGGCGGCGAGCTGATCCTCCGAGTCGAGCGTCGAGATCAACGTCAACCCGGCGTCGGCGAGGTTCGTCACCCCGAATCGCCGCTTGGCCTCCTGCGCCGCCAGCTCGGCGAAGTAGGGTGCGCGGTTCTTGCCGTAGCCGGAGGCGACGACACCGAGCGGCGCGGCTTTGGCCGCGGCGACCCGCTCACTCGTCGCCCACTTGAGCTCGGCCAGGCGCTCGAGGACCTGATTGCGCCGGGCGAGCGCCGCCTCGGGGTGACGATACGGCGAGAGCTCCGCCGGCGAGCGGATGATCCCGGCCAGCAGCGCCGCCTCCGGCAGCGAGAGCTCGATCGGCAGCTTGTCGAAGTAGGCCCGCGACGCCGCCCCGAGGCCGATCAGGTTCACCGAGCCGGGTTTGCCCCAGAAGATCTCGTTGAAGTAGGCCTCGAGGATCTGCGTCTTCTCGTATCGCACCTCGACGAAGAGGGCGAGCAGCGCCTCGCGGAGCTTGCGCTTGACCGTCCGCTCCGGCGTGAGGAAGCGGTTCTTCACCAGTTGCTGGGTCAGCGTCGAGCCACCCTGGCGGACTTCCCCGCCGCGCAGGTTCGAGAGCAGCGCGCGCGCGATGCCGGTCGCCGAGATCCCCGGATGCTCGAAGAAGCCCGAGTCTTCGGCCGCCAGCAGCGACTGCACCATCTCGCGCGGCACCTCGGCGAGCGGAACCGGGTCGAGATCGAGCAGCTCGGGTCCGTAGAACGAAGCGAGCAGCCGCGGCTCGAGCAGCGCGGCGCGGACGTTCTGCTCTCCAGCGCGCAGCCGCACGATGCGCGACGCGCCGTCGAGGTCGATGGCGAGCAGACCGCCCCCCGCCATGCCGTGCGCCGTGGCGAACCGTCGCTGTAGCACGGCCACCTGACCCGGAACGGCGCGGTAGGTGCCCGGATAGAGCCCCTCGGGCGGAGCGGCGCGATACCCGCACGCTTCGAGCCGCCGAACGATCTCCTCGGCGGCGATCGCCTGCCCCGTCTCGAGCCGCACGACTCGCGCGTAAAGTCGACTCGGGTGCTTCTCCGGCGGCCTGTCGAGACCGCCCGAGAGCTCCCAGTAGGGCCAGATCAGCCAGAGTCCGGCGAGCGCCAGCAGCAGGAAGGCGAGCAGCAGATAGCGCAGCGTGCGGCGATCGCGCCGCCGGCGCACGAGGGTCGTGGAGCCGACGGGGATCTTCGCCACGCGACGATTCTACGGCGCCCGGCGTGCGAGCAGGCGCTCGCCAAGGAGCGCCGGGAGATCCGCCGCCGCGAGGCTCGTGCCCGGAGGCTCGAGGCCGGCGAGCCTGGCCGCCTCCGCCAGGAGTCGACCCGGGCTCCACCCTGCCGCCCGCAGCTCGGCAAGCCCGGTGTCGCCGCGCGACTTGCTGAGCTTGCTGCCGTCGGGATGGAGGAGCAGC
This genomic window from Holophagales bacterium contains:
- a CDS encoding PBP1A family penicillin-binding protein — protein: MAKIPVGSTTLVRRRRDRRTLRYLLLAFLLLALAGLWLIWPYWELSGGLDRPPEKHPSRLYARVVRLETGQAIAAEEIVRRLEACGYRAAPPEGLYPGTYRAVPGQVAVLQRRFATAHGMAGGGLLAIDLDGASRIVRLRAGEQNVRAALLEPRLLASFYGPELLDLDPVPLAEVPREMVQSLLAAEDSGFFEHPGISATGIARALLSNLRGGEVRQGGSTLTQQLVKNRFLTPERTVKRKLREALLALFVEVRYEKTQILEAYFNEIFWGKPGSVNLIGLGAASRAYFDKLPIELSLPEAALLAGIIRSPAELSPYRHPEAALARRNQVLERLAELKWATSERVAAAKAAPLGVVASGYGKNRAPYFAELAAQEAKRRFGVTNLADAGLTLISTLDSEDQLAAETAVESGLAALEERMRQKRGGPLEAALVSLDPKSGAIRAYVGGRDFRVSQFDHAGQARRQAGSAFKPVVYAAAFAAGHASPATFLEDAPLTLNLAGKEWSPDNDDDSFRGWVTARQAVEESLNLPTVRLALDLGLPPIVELAGRMGVSSRLAPVPALALGAFELSPLELATVYSTLAGGGVRPPVHALDAVLDGHGQALAGEVLPAPERVLSPAATYLVTSILQGVVAHGTAGRTRELGLDDPLAGKTGTTNSRRDAWFAGFAPTRVGLVWVGYDDNRPTTFSGSRAALPIWVDFMKRVRPPDGYPGFVMPEGVVRATIDPQSGGLALASCPTQMDEVFLAERAPTVACPLHGGPALPGSRLDRVGDDPARAPDGNAFVRWLRRVFGKDEPPPAPTPRH